A portion of the Deinococcus peraridilitoris DSM 19664 genome contains these proteins:
- a CDS encoding Gfo/Idh/MocA family protein gives MRLKAALLGCGSFARRHTQVLGTLGDEVQLVAFSDRNEWKARAFSDEFSGGQARVFTHHHALLEEMSLDLLVVCLPPFGHSDEVERAAERGVHVFIEKPIALDMPHASRMVRAAEQAGIRTQVGFMSRFGEAVEQFKQRVDSGEAGAVGLFSARYFCNALHAPWWRDREKSGGQLVEQAIHLFDVLRFLMGDPVSVYSRQANFFHRDVPGYTAEDTSATLLNFASGAIGVVQATNGAVPQRWLSEFQVVAQHLTAEFASHSHATFHFTSQPNTPVHTIDSGDDVFVRQMSDLVRAIRTGSETRTPLREGARTLELVLAARRSAEEAREVRLD, from the coding sequence ATGCGCCTGAAAGCCGCCCTCCTCGGCTGTGGAAGTTTCGCACGCCGCCACACCCAGGTCCTCGGCACGCTGGGGGATGAAGTGCAACTCGTGGCCTTTTCCGACCGCAACGAGTGGAAGGCACGCGCCTTCTCGGATGAGTTCAGCGGCGGTCAGGCGCGCGTCTTCACGCATCACCACGCGCTGCTGGAGGAAATGAGCCTTGATCTGCTGGTGGTGTGCCTCCCGCCGTTCGGGCACAGCGACGAGGTGGAACGCGCCGCCGAGCGTGGCGTGCACGTGTTCATCGAGAAGCCCATCGCGCTTGACATGCCTCACGCGTCACGGATGGTGCGCGCGGCAGAGCAGGCCGGCATCCGAACACAGGTGGGGTTCATGTCCCGCTTCGGAGAAGCCGTCGAGCAGTTCAAGCAGCGTGTGGACTCCGGTGAGGCCGGCGCGGTCGGGCTGTTCAGCGCCCGCTACTTCTGCAATGCCCTGCACGCCCCCTGGTGGCGCGACCGCGAGAAGTCCGGCGGGCAGCTCGTCGAGCAGGCGATTCACCTCTTCGACGTCCTGCGCTTCCTGATGGGAGACCCGGTCAGCGTGTACAGCCGTCAGGCGAATTTCTTTCACCGCGACGTGCCCGGATATACTGCCGAGGACACCAGCGCCACCCTCCTGAATTTCGCCAGTGGCGCGATCGGTGTGGTGCAGGCCACCAACGGCGCGGTTCCGCAACGCTGGCTGTCGGAGTTTCAGGTGGTCGCGCAGCACCTGACCGCCGAGTTCGCCAGCCACAGCCACGCAACCTTCCACTTCACATCACAGCCGAACACGCCCGTGCACACGATTGACTCAGGCGATGACGTGTTCGTGCGTCAGATGTCAGATCTTGTGCGAGCGATCCGCACGGGCAGTGAAACGCGCACGCCGCTTCGTGAGGGTGCGCGCACCCTCGAGCTGGTGCTGGCCGCCCGCCGATCCGCCGAAGAAGCCCGCGAAGTGCGCCTTGACTGA
- a CDS encoding zinc-binding dehydrogenase, with amino-acid sequence MTTLSSETMVFRAPREIAFEPEPLAPLKPNEVRVRTLFSGISAGTEITAYRGSNPYLHKRWDPEYRLFRPGAEPTHTYPLRGWGYEEVGEVTELGSAVRDLQVGTHVFGTWGHRTHAVLPAGTAIPRQMPGTLEPILGIFSRIGSIALNGIHDGRIRLGESVAVFGLGVLGQIVAQSAKRSGATVIGVDLHASRLDLALKLGIDQVIDASTAQAAEAIKDLTGGRGADVCFEVTGAPSALNEAIRAAAYSARVVAMGFIPGEARGLFLGEEFHHNRINVVSSQIYGPDPELKYRWDDLRLAQTAMHLQAQGWWDLKPLISHVQPYREAAALFDTLDRHPQDAMQAVLDFQDA; translated from the coding sequence ATGACCACCCTTTCCTCTGAAACGATGGTTTTTCGCGCTCCACGCGAAATTGCCTTCGAACCCGAGCCTCTCGCGCCCCTGAAACCCAACGAAGTGCGCGTGCGCACCCTGTTCTCCGGCATCAGCGCCGGCACCGAAATCACCGCGTACCGGGGCAGCAACCCATACCTGCACAAACGCTGGGACCCCGAATACCGGCTGTTCCGTCCTGGCGCGGAACCCACCCACACCTACCCCCTGCGCGGCTGGGGGTACGAGGAAGTCGGTGAGGTCACCGAACTCGGCTCGGCCGTTCGTGACCTGCAGGTCGGCACACACGTGTTCGGCACCTGGGGTCACCGCACGCACGCCGTCCTGCCCGCCGGCACCGCCATTCCCCGGCAGATGCCCGGCACCCTCGAGCCGATCCTGGGGATTTTCTCGCGCATCGGCTCGATCGCCCTCAACGGCATTCATGACGGGCGCATCCGCCTCGGGGAAAGCGTGGCGGTGTTCGGACTGGGGGTCCTCGGGCAGATCGTAGCGCAAAGCGCGAAGCGGTCCGGCGCAACGGTCATCGGCGTGGACCTGCATGCCTCCCGGCTGGACCTGGCACTCAAGCTCGGCATCGACCAAGTGATCGACGCCAGCACCGCCCAAGCCGCGGAGGCCATCAAGGATCTGACCGGTGGACGCGGCGCGGACGTGTGCTTTGAAGTCACCGGCGCGCCCAGCGCCCTGAACGAAGCCATCCGCGCTGCCGCGTACTCCGCGCGGGTGGTCGCGATGGGCTTTATTCCCGGGGAAGCCCGCGGTCTCTTTTTGGGTGAGGAGTTTCACCACAACCGCATCAACGTCGTCTCATCACAGATTTACGGTCCGGACCCGGAACTCAAATACCGCTGGGATGACTTGCGGCTCGCGCAGACCGCCATGCACCTGCAAGCGCAGGGATGGTGGGACCTCAAACCCCTGATTTCCCACGTTCAGCCTTACCGTGAAGCCGCCGCCCTTTTCGACACGCTCGACCGGCATCCTCAGGACGCGATGCAGGCCGTGCTGGACTTCCAGGACGCCTGA
- a CDS encoding Stp1/IreP family PP2C-type Ser/Thr phosphatase, translated as MRQGGNSSAPENGSSDNSRLSGPILRTTRQFTAAMLTDPGRERSLNEDAALLADGQGGGLFAVADGMGGHAAGDVASRIAIEELREVYLRSAEAAPDRLVDAVQAANLAVYRHAVGSEAGMGTTLTAVAIDGGAALIANVGDSRAYLMRGGKLARLTRDHSWVAEQVRRGFLSEQEARGHHWRNVVSNALGSDERVRLDLLGVPLERGDRLLVCSDGLTAVVDDAEIAQLLTQIPDAPELLARLIATANARGGPDNITVLVIDVRVNAPRPRYPLPALSDEGPIDIEALRTPSPRRPVTYLTLAVLYLTLLGMIILPEHNVTVAALGVLALAALLLTPRLLQREPRAARSKEHKRDVTHKGSSK; from the coding sequence ATGCGGCAAGGCGGGAATTCCAGCGCTCCCGAAAACGGATCGAGCGACAACTCGCGCTTGTCCGGCCCCATCCTGCGCACCACGCGCCAGTTCACCGCCGCCATGCTCACCGATCCCGGCCGCGAGCGAAGCCTCAACGAGGACGCCGCCCTGCTCGCCGACGGACAAGGTGGGGGCCTCTTCGCCGTAGCCGACGGCATGGGTGGACACGCGGCAGGAGATGTCGCTTCACGCATCGCCATCGAGGAATTGCGCGAGGTGTACCTGCGCTCCGCAGAAGCCGCTCCCGACCGACTCGTCGATGCGGTGCAGGCAGCCAACCTCGCCGTTTACCGCCACGCGGTCGGCAGTGAGGCCGGCATGGGAACGACCCTGACTGCCGTGGCCATCGATGGGGGCGCGGCATTGATCGCCAACGTCGGCGATTCTCGTGCCTACCTGATGCGTGGCGGCAAGCTCGCCCGCCTCACCCGCGATCACTCCTGGGTGGCCGAGCAGGTTCGTCGGGGCTTTCTCAGCGAGCAGGAAGCGCGCGGTCACCATTGGCGCAACGTCGTCAGTAACGCCCTGGGCAGCGACGAACGGGTCCGTCTCGACCTGCTGGGCGTACCGCTCGAGCGCGGTGACCGGCTGCTGGTGTGCAGCGACGGCCTCACCGCCGTTGTTGACGACGCCGAAATCGCGCAGCTCCTCACCCAGATTCCTGATGCGCCAGAGCTGCTCGCCCGGCTGATCGCGACGGCCAATGCGCGCGGTGGACCTGACAACATCACGGTGCTGGTCATCGACGTCCGCGTGAATGCCCCGAGGCCCCGTTACCCGTTGCCTGCCCTGAGCGACGAAGGTCCGATCGACATCGAAGCGTTACGCACACCCTCGCCGCGTCGCCCGGTGACTTACCTGACCCTGGCCGTGCTTTACCTGACCCTGCTCGGCATGATCATCCTGCCCGAACACAACGTCACGGTCGCTGCGCTGGGTGTGCTCGCCCTCGCCGCCCTGCTGCTCACGCCACGCCTGTTGCAACGCGAGCCCCGTGCCGCGCGCTCCAAAGAGCACAAACGCGATGTCACCCACAAGGGCTCCTCCAAATAA
- a CDS encoding Lrp/AsnC family transcriptional regulator produces the protein MTAVTETTPRELLLNRVQKDIPIVARPYRVLAQEVGLTEEAALAILREEKDKGVLRQISAIFDTRTLGYQSSLVAVKADPDKLDAVAEVINAHPGVSHNYKRNHDFNLWYTIAVPPESDLEAHVQKLHEVSGADLTRLMPTLHLYKIGVEFDMTGTEDWNAKSKPQYTNENRNIGYQVSGIDRQFVLEFQKDLPLVEEPYASACAALGMTIEELSAHAAQMKAAGALRRVSAVFRHQKAGFTFNAMGVWAVPQSDVARVGQRMAEFKAVSHCYLRPTYPEWPYTIFTMVHGRSKEEAFGKIQAIADEVAQGIDHAILYSTKEYKKVRLEFYKPEFYEWAREHLGTEA, from the coding sequence ATGACCGCCGTGACCGAAACGACGCCGCGTGAGCTGCTGCTCAATCGCGTGCAGAAGGACATTCCGATCGTGGCGCGGCCGTATCGTGTGCTCGCTCAGGAGGTCGGCCTGACCGAGGAGGCGGCCCTGGCCATCTTGCGCGAAGAGAAGGACAAGGGCGTGCTGCGTCAGATCAGCGCGATTTTTGATACCCGCACGCTGGGTTACCAGTCGAGCCTGGTGGCGGTGAAAGCCGATCCGGACAAACTCGACGCAGTGGCTGAGGTGATCAACGCGCACCCGGGCGTGAGCCACAACTACAAGCGCAACCACGACTTCAATTTGTGGTACACCATCGCCGTGCCGCCCGAGAGTGACCTCGAAGCGCACGTGCAGAAGCTGCACGAGGTGTCAGGCGCCGACCTGACGCGCCTGATGCCGACGCTGCACCTGTACAAGATCGGTGTGGAGTTCGACATGACCGGCACCGAGGACTGGAACGCCAAGAGCAAGCCGCAGTACACCAACGAGAACCGCAACATCGGGTATCAGGTGAGCGGGATCGATCGGCAGTTTGTCTTGGAGTTTCAGAAGGACCTGCCGCTCGTCGAGGAGCCTTACGCGTCGGCGTGTGCGGCCCTGGGCATGACCATCGAGGAGCTGTCCGCGCATGCTGCGCAGATGAAGGCCGCCGGGGCGCTGCGGCGGGTCAGTGCCGTGTTTCGCCACCAGAAGGCGGGATTCACCTTTAATGCCATGGGTGTCTGGGCGGTGCCTCAGTCGGACGTGGCCCGGGTGGGGCAGCGCATGGCGGAGTTCAAGGCAGTCTCACATTGCTACCTGCGGCCCACGTATCCGGAGTGGCCCTACACCATCTTCACCATGGTGCACGGGCGCAGCAAGGAAGAGGCTTTTGGGAAAATTCAGGCCATTGCAGACGAGGTCGCTCAGGGAATCGACCACGCCATTCTGTATTCCACCAAGGAATACAAGAAAGTCCGTCTGGAGTTCTACAAGCCTGAATTCTACGAGTGGGCGCGCGAGCACCTCGGCACCGAGGCGTAA
- a CDS encoding RidA family protein, with protein sequence MTQSISTPHAPAAIGPYSQAIRHGQLVYTSGQIPLRPDGTLVEGSIEEQARQVFANLQAVLEAAGTSLSRVIKATVFVTDLGQFAELNAVYAEHFSEPFPARSTVEVSRLPRDVLVEIEVVAVVD encoded by the coding sequence ATGACCCAGTCCATCAGCACGCCTCACGCGCCCGCCGCCATCGGCCCCTACAGCCAGGCCATCCGTCACGGTCAGCTCGTGTACACCAGCGGCCAGATTCCCCTGCGGCCCGACGGCACCCTGGTTGAAGGCAGCATCGAAGAGCAGGCACGGCAGGTTTTTGCCAATTTGCAGGCCGTGCTGGAAGCGGCGGGCACCTCCTTGTCGCGCGTCATCAAGGCCACGGTGTTCGTGACGGACCTCGGGCAGTTTGCAGAACTCAACGCAGTGTACGCCGAGCACTTCTCAGAGCCTTTTCCGGCACGGAGCACGGTGGAGGTTTCGCGTCTTCCGCGCGATGTGCTGGTGGAGATTGAAGTGGTCGCGGTGGTCGATTGA
- the pheT gene encoding phenylalanine--tRNA ligase subunit beta yields MKLPYSWLKALLPELPQAPDLEPILANLGLPVEEIVLLSAPPVGVVYGEVLECTPLEGTHLFRVTVEAGEPAPVTIVTGAPNTRANVGVAVARPGTTIEGSEIGVRAVQGVASWGMLCSPKELGVGDYAGGLLQLPLGSAKTGTPLAELWPADAVIDIEVTPNRADALSVLGVARDLAAALDIELRLPSAGVPPQQGAPQPLPVTLTEGCDRFVARVASGVRNGPSPLLVQRRLLASGLRPIDLIVDASNYVMLELGQPTAFYDARDVALALRVERAVQGERTQTLYGDEIELNEHDLVIRNGGGEIVGVAGVIGANFGGIRSDTSDVVLEAAHFDPVSLRLTARRLGLKTDAVYRFERGVDPNLAPWAANRIMELLAQHGGAEVHPGVTDAGNSHLPSPIAFDPQAARDLLGLFISDDEMRATLEKLGCQVSEVWRVTPPSWRADLNIPEDLTEEVIRLHGYGELPETLPEVKVHESNLASGEEARARRDLKMVMAGLGFQEVVTYTFTNDEEAHKARAERPHLHLRNPLTSERTAMRTALYPSLLKTVQANAREQLLLFEVGRVFPVSGEVERFGALMRGPLAPRNWQGPIAGGFYTFKGLLEAAASELGAQLEVRALRGEEVPGALHPGIAGEVLWNGVPVGWLGALHPALASELGLKGETFLLEVRFPLPRRAWSFRDPRRTPANLRDLSIIAPDSVSYGELRDLLAREGGALLESIQVFDVFSGESIPSGHRSLAINLSFRGERTLQDADVDPVFDHLIATAQAQGWTVRGK; encoded by the coding sequence GTGAAGCTGCCTTATTCATGGCTCAAAGCGCTGCTGCCCGAATTGCCACAGGCACCGGATCTGGAGCCCATCCTGGCGAACCTCGGTTTGCCAGTCGAGGAAATCGTGTTGCTCAGCGCACCTCCGGTGGGCGTGGTTTACGGGGAAGTGCTGGAATGCACCCCACTGGAAGGCACCCACCTGTTTCGCGTGACCGTCGAGGCGGGCGAACCGGCGCCGGTGACCATCGTGACCGGCGCGCCCAATACCCGCGCCAACGTCGGTGTCGCGGTGGCCAGACCTGGCACGACCATCGAGGGCAGCGAAATCGGCGTTCGGGCAGTGCAGGGTGTGGCGTCGTGGGGCATGCTGTGCTCACCCAAAGAGCTGGGCGTGGGCGACTACGCGGGTGGCTTGCTGCAGTTGCCCCTGGGAAGCGCGAAAACTGGCACACCCCTGGCGGAACTCTGGCCGGCAGACGCCGTGATTGATATCGAAGTCACCCCGAACAGGGCCGACGCGTTGTCCGTTCTGGGCGTGGCACGCGACCTGGCCGCCGCGCTGGACATCGAGCTGCGCCTTCCCAGTGCTGGAGTGCCACCGCAGCAAGGTGCACCCCAGCCACTGCCGGTGACGCTCACCGAAGGTTGTGACCGCTTCGTCGCGCGCGTGGCCAGCGGGGTGCGCAACGGTCCGAGCCCGCTGCTGGTGCAACGCCGACTGCTCGCCTCGGGCTTGCGGCCCATCGATCTGATTGTGGACGCCAGCAATTACGTGATGCTCGAACTGGGACAGCCGACGGCGTTCTACGATGCCCGCGATGTTGCGCTCGCCCTGCGGGTGGAGCGCGCGGTGCAGGGCGAGCGGACCCAGACCCTGTACGGCGACGAGATCGAACTGAATGAACATGACCTGGTGATTCGCAATGGCGGCGGCGAGATCGTCGGTGTGGCCGGTGTGATCGGCGCCAACTTCGGCGGCATTCGCAGCGATACCAGTGACGTGGTCCTGGAAGCCGCGCACTTCGATCCGGTGAGCCTGCGTCTCACGGCGCGCCGACTGGGCCTGAAGACCGACGCGGTATACCGTTTCGAGCGGGGCGTCGATCCCAACCTCGCGCCGTGGGCGGCCAACCGCATCATGGAACTGCTCGCACAACACGGTGGGGCCGAAGTTCACCCGGGTGTCACCGACGCGGGCAATTCCCACCTGCCCTCCCCTATCGCGTTCGATCCGCAGGCAGCGCGCGACCTGCTGGGCCTCTTCATCAGCGACGACGAGATGCGCGCCACCCTGGAAAAGCTTGGCTGCCAGGTCAGCGAGGTCTGGCGGGTCACCCCGCCCTCCTGGCGCGCGGACCTGAACATCCCCGAGGACCTCACCGAAGAGGTGATTCGTCTGCACGGATATGGGGAACTGCCCGAAACCCTGCCGGAAGTCAAGGTGCATGAAAGCAACCTCGCCAGTGGTGAGGAAGCGCGGGCCCGGCGTGATCTGAAAATGGTCATGGCGGGCCTGGGGTTTCAGGAAGTCGTGACCTACACCTTCACGAATGACGAGGAGGCTCACAAGGCGCGCGCCGAGCGACCTCACCTGCACCTGCGCAATCCCCTCACGAGCGAGCGTACGGCCATGCGCACGGCACTGTACCCCAGCCTGCTGAAAACCGTGCAAGCCAATGCACGTGAGCAGCTGCTGCTGTTCGAAGTGGGACGGGTCTTCCCGGTCAGCGGCGAAGTGGAGCGCTTCGGCGCCCTGATGCGCGGTCCGCTCGCACCGCGCAACTGGCAGGGCCCGATTGCCGGGGGCTTTTACACCTTCAAGGGGCTGCTCGAAGCGGCTGCATCAGAGTTGGGCGCGCAACTTGAAGTACGGGCACTGCGCGGAGAAGAAGTCCCAGGTGCGCTGCATCCGGGTATTGCCGGCGAGGTGCTCTGGAACGGCGTACCGGTCGGCTGGCTGGGTGCGCTGCATCCGGCGCTGGCCAGTGAGTTGGGTCTCAAGGGCGAAACTTTCCTGCTTGAAGTGCGCTTTCCGCTTCCCAGGCGAGCCTGGTCGTTCCGTGATCCGCGCCGCACTCCCGCCAACCTGCGTGATTTGTCGATCATCGCTCCCGACAGCGTCAGTTACGGCGAACTGCGCGACCTGCTGGCACGTGAGGGTGGAGCGCTGCTCGAAAGCATCCAGGTGTTCGACGTGTTCAGCGGCGAGTCGATTCCGTCAGGTCACCGCTCGCTGGCCATCAACCTGTCCTTTCGGGGTGAGCGCACGCTGCAGGACGCCGACGTCGATCCGGTGTTCGACCATTTGATCGCCACCGCGCAAGCACAGGGCTGGACGGTGCGGGGCAAGTAA
- the pheS gene encoding phenylalanine--tRNA ligase subunit alpha: MQEEALNAIRGADTLEALQSVKTQYLGKNGLVTAQLKTLGTLTPDERRERGAAINLLKQILEAATQARENELRQAALEARLASEAIDVTLPGLALPAGGLHVITRILYELSDIFTSLGYAVVEGQEVEDETHNFDALNMPAWHPARDLQDTFWLENGQVLRTHTSNMQIRYMETHEPPLKIVVPGRVYRYEATDATHESMFHQFEGLVVGEGITMADLKGAIAEMGRAMFGKNARVRFQPSYYPFVEPGADFAIWWDQEQRWLELGGSGMVHPNVFRAVDDLREARGLTRIYEGKTGFAFGLGPNRIAMLRYGIPDIRYFYANDLRVLTQFRGDLNSTAPHARAPKETM, from the coding sequence ATGCAAGAAGAAGCCCTGAACGCCATTCGCGGCGCCGACACGCTGGAAGCGCTGCAAAGCGTGAAGACCCAATACCTGGGAAAGAATGGTCTGGTGACCGCCCAACTCAAAACGCTCGGAACCCTGACGCCCGACGAGCGCCGCGAGCGGGGGGCGGCCATCAACCTGCTCAAGCAGATCCTGGAAGCAGCCACTCAGGCACGCGAGAACGAACTGCGTCAGGCCGCGCTGGAAGCCAGGCTCGCCTCGGAAGCCATTGACGTGACGCTGCCCGGCCTGGCGCTTCCGGCTGGTGGACTGCACGTCATCACGCGCATTCTGTACGAGCTTTCGGACATCTTCACCTCCCTGGGGTACGCGGTGGTGGAAGGGCAGGAGGTCGAGGATGAGACCCACAACTTCGACGCCCTGAACATGCCCGCCTGGCACCCCGCGCGTGATTTGCAGGACACCTTCTGGCTGGAGAACGGTCAGGTGCTGCGCACGCACACCAGCAACATGCAGATCCGGTACATGGAAACGCACGAGCCTCCCCTCAAGATCGTGGTGCCCGGGCGGGTGTACCGCTACGAAGCAACCGACGCGACACACGAAAGCATGTTTCATCAGTTCGAAGGCCTGGTGGTCGGCGAGGGCATCACCATGGCAGACCTCAAGGGCGCCATTGCCGAGATGGGGCGCGCGATGTTCGGCAAAAATGCCCGGGTGCGCTTTCAGCCGAGCTACTACCCCTTCGTGGAGCCCGGCGCCGACTTTGCGATCTGGTGGGATCAGGAGCAGCGCTGGCTGGAACTGGGTGGCAGCGGCATGGTACATCCGAATGTCTTTCGTGCAGTGGACGATCTGCGTGAAGCGCGTGGTCTCACGCGCATCTACGAAGGCAAGACCGGCTTCGCCTTCGGCCTGGGGCCCAACCGTATCGCCATGCTGCGCTACGGCATTCCTGATATCCGGTATTTCTACGCCAACGACCTGCGGGTCCTGACGCAGTTTCGTGGCGACCTGAATTCGACGGCGCCGCACGCACGAGCGCCGAAGGAGACGATGTGA
- a CDS encoding glycoside hydrolase family 2 protein: MKHLRDHHPRPQLTREQWQDLSGPWAFAFDDQNVGLRQRWFESPQHFDRQILVPFPPESHASGLRETGFHPVVWYRRTFQVGPAERSGRLLLHFGAVDYRARVWLNGRLVAEHEGGHTPFTADLSDALTDDGEQVLVVRAEDDPRDLAQPRGKQDWLLEPHAIWYHRTTGIWQTVWLECVPWTYLQHLRWTPNLNRMELHLQAQLNDAPAEPCDLRVRLTLRGQFLAEQVVRVIGRQVACTLSLQHLPVNPERDDLLWSPRRPNLIDAELSLLQNGSLLDQVASYAGMRSVAVKGGRFLLNGLSYYQRLVLAQNYWPQSHLAAPDPQALEREVRLVKDLGFNGVRIHQKIEDPRFLYWCDTLGLLVWGEMPSAYVFTEQMCERLTREWLEFIRRDYSHPCVVAWVPLNESWGVPDLEGDSAQRAFARGLYQLTKAFDPTRPVIANDGWQFVGGEMIGVHDYATQGATLRERYGTHEAMERTLQYVQPYFRNLLTHGEARADEAMILSEFGGLSFAPGADQAWFGYGTVTSSEGLLERYRELVTAVLHSEVLMGFCYTQLTDTEQETNGLLTAERQPKLDIDVLRAINTRSSQSMPGDVLKDIHHDAQARHDSRLK, encoded by the coding sequence TTGAAACACTTGAGAGACCATCATCCTCGTCCGCAACTCACCCGCGAGCAATGGCAGGATCTGTCGGGCCCTTGGGCATTCGCATTCGACGACCAGAATGTCGGCCTGCGACAGCGCTGGTTTGAGTCCCCCCAGCACTTCGACCGGCAGATCCTGGTGCCGTTTCCACCTGAATCACACGCGAGTGGCTTGCGAGAGACGGGTTTTCATCCGGTCGTCTGGTATCGCCGGACGTTCCAGGTCGGCCCGGCAGAACGCTCGGGCCGCCTGCTGCTGCACTTCGGGGCAGTCGATTACCGCGCGCGGGTGTGGCTCAACGGTCGCCTGGTCGCCGAACACGAAGGAGGCCACACGCCCTTCACAGCCGACCTGAGCGACGCCTTGACTGACGACGGCGAACAGGTGCTGGTGGTGCGCGCCGAGGACGATCCCCGGGACCTCGCGCAACCACGGGGCAAGCAGGACTGGCTTTTGGAACCCCACGCCATCTGGTACCACCGAACGACGGGCATCTGGCAGACGGTCTGGCTGGAATGCGTGCCGTGGACGTACCTTCAGCACCTCCGCTGGACCCCCAACCTCAACCGGATGGAACTGCACCTGCAAGCGCAGCTGAACGACGCTCCGGCAGAACCCTGCGACCTGCGCGTACGTCTGACGTTACGTGGGCAGTTTCTCGCGGAACAGGTGGTGCGCGTGATTGGCCGTCAAGTGGCCTGCACGCTGTCGCTTCAACACCTGCCGGTCAATCCTGAACGTGACGACCTGCTGTGGTCTCCCAGACGGCCCAACCTGATCGATGCCGAACTGAGCCTGCTGCAAAACGGGTCGCTCCTCGATCAGGTGGCCTCATATGCGGGCATGCGCAGCGTCGCCGTCAAAGGCGGTCGCTTCCTGCTCAACGGCCTGTCGTATTACCAGCGGCTCGTGCTGGCTCAGAATTACTGGCCCCAGTCGCACCTCGCCGCTCCGGACCCGCAGGCCCTGGAGCGTGAGGTACGCCTCGTCAAGGACCTCGGGTTCAACGGTGTCCGCATTCATCAGAAGATCGAAGATCCCCGGTTTCTGTATTGGTGCGACACCCTCGGATTGCTGGTGTGGGGCGAAATGCCCAGCGCGTACGTCTTCACCGAGCAGATGTGTGAACGCCTGACGCGCGAATGGCTTGAATTCATCCGGCGGGATTACAGTCATCCCTGTGTCGTCGCGTGGGTTCCCCTCAATGAATCCTGGGGCGTACCGGACTTGGAAGGTGACAGCGCGCAACGGGCTTTCGCGAGGGGACTCTACCAGCTCACCAAAGCGTTCGACCCAACCCGGCCGGTGATCGCCAACGACGGCTGGCAGTTTGTGGGTGGAGAAATGATCGGTGTGCACGATTACGCGACGCAGGGCGCCACACTGCGGGAACGTTACGGCACACATGAAGCCATGGAACGCACCTTGCAGTACGTGCAACCGTACTTCCGCAACCTCCTGACCCACGGAGAAGCGCGCGCTGACGAAGCGATGATCCTGAGTGAATTCGGCGGGCTCAGTTTTGCGCCGGGCGCCGACCAGGCCTGGTTTGGGTACGGCACCGTCACCAGCAGCGAAGGACTGCTCGAGCGTTACCGGGAACTGGTAACGGCCGTGCTGCACTCGGAAGTGCTGATGGGCTTCTGCTACACGCAGCTGACGGATACCGAACAGGAAACCAACGGGCTGCTCACGGCCGAACGGCAACCCAAGCTGGACATCGACGTGTTGCGGGCCATCAATACCCGGTCATCACAATCGATGCCTGGCGACGTGCTCAAGGACATTCATCATGACGCCCAAGCCCGCCACGATTCACGGCTCAAGTAA